A part of Lathamus discolor isolate bLatDis1 chromosome 17, bLatDis1.hap1, whole genome shotgun sequence genomic DNA contains:
- the USP28 gene encoding ubiquitin carboxyl-terminal hydrolase 28 isoform X8: MPRQQAASLYVLLHMPGSPGGLPLPIAGAQHPTASQACCRPHGVQRLEPQPAGLGGRSGYEVQADVGVTVKQARAGFCIKLSVKGKGRSNTPDCQMLLDQLREITGIQDSSFLHAALKAANGDLMEAVTFLTEENAQEPAQDVAAAEPSAWEGSAVGKQLPQNVTTALTSNNKDDLHAIDTYTRLESPKPQAAERDAPERPQEAHSAESKSGSKRKRCEVWGENPKHSDWRRVGDWPVGVKNLGNTCWFSAVIQSLFQLSEFRRLVLGYNPPELELQSHHTRAEKRNIAFVLELQCLFALMLGTRRKFVDPSVALELLRDAFRSTEEQQQDVSEFTHKLLDWVEDAFQLTVNAKSPEDKSENPMVQLFYGTFLTEGVHEGNTFSKIETFGQYPLQVNGYRDLSECLEGAMVEGEMQEATTSQSGKYRQERWFTKLPPVLTFELSRFEFNQSLGHTEKIHTKLEFPQTIYMDRYLHCSKELIQKKREEVKRLSEKLVILQQKLERYLKYGSGPARFPLPDMLQYVLEFVATKPAVALPPAQDSQTTPLQSQTEPCVSDTLSQPNSTLERRDSPTEGGASSSPQQDSSAPLQPSGAAPAMSEHPAPHVVSEEELNLVRTCLERWRNEIEQDMEDLKRSIARINLSIEQIYCDPLLQQVPYRLHAVLVHEGQANAGHYWAFIYDQPRKSWLKYNDISVTESSWEEVERDSFGGLRNASAYCLVYISDKVSGSVADAPEAGQFQKEVEDLPLDLRHFIEEDNWRFEQEAKEWEEEQCCKIPQREPSPTSDSQDFSSESGRDQPSGCARSLSSEHARIAQEQTAKAIANSADTYDRSGAEAALCKPKEVEPVKAQAGETAPTGQAEQPQDANEAEPAAHSSSQVSEVEIPSVGKIPVRSDADGYNEEASPLSPVTASCLSQRH; encoded by the exons ATGCCCCGGCAGCAGGCAGCCTCCTTATATGTCCTGCTGCACATGCCGGGCTCCCCGGGGGGGCTGCCCCTTCCCATTGCAGGTGCCCAGCATCCCACAGCCTCTCAGGCCTGCTGCCGTCCTCATGGGGTACAGCGGCTCGAGCCTCAGCCTGCAGGTTTAGGGGGAAGATCTGGGTACGAAGTTCAAGCTGATGTTGGTGTTACCGTCAAGCAAGCGCGAGCAGGTTTTTGCATCAAGCTGTCagtaaaagggaaaggaagaagcaatACTCCg GACTGCCAGATGCTTTTAGACCAGCTGAGAGAGATCACAGGAATTCAAGACTCCTCTTTCCTTCATGCTGCTCTAAAG GCTGCTAATGGAGACCTGATGGAAGCAGTCACCTTCCTGACAGAGGAGAATGCCCAGGAGCCAGCTCAGgatgtggctgctgcagagccatcTGCTTGGGAAGGGAGCGCAGTGGGCAAGCAGCTCCCACAGA ATGTTACTACTGCACTTACCTCAAACAACAAAGACGACCTCCATGCGATCGACACATACACACGACTGGAATCACCAAAACCTCAGGCTGCAGAGAGGGATGCTCCGGAGAG GCCACAGGAAGCACATTCTGCTGAAAGCAAAAGCGGCTCCAAAAGGAAACGCTGTGAAGTCTGGGGAGAGAACCCCAAGCACAGTGACTGGAGGAGAGTGGGCGACTGGCCTGTTGGGGTGAAAAACCTTGGAAACACGTGCTGGTTTAGTGCTGTCATACAG TCTCTGTTTCAGCTGTCAGAATTCCGGAGGCTGGTCCTTGGGTACAACCCCCCAGAGCTCGAGCTTCAAAGCCATCACACTCGCGCT gaaaaaagaaacattgcaTTCGTGCTAGAACTTCAGTGTCTTTTTGCCCTAATGCTGGGGACCCGGCGCAAGTTTGTAGACCCTTCTGTAGCACTGGAACTCTTGAGGGATGCGTTCAGATCCACTGAGGAACAGCAG CAAGATGTGAGTGAATTTACGCACAAGCTACTGGACTGGGTGGAGGACGCGTTCCAGCTCACTGTGAATGCCAA gAGCCCTGAGGACAAGTCTGAAAACCCAATGGTACAGCTTTTCTACGGGACTTTCCTGACTGAGGGGGTCCATGAGG GCAATACTTTCTCCAAGATTGAAACCTTTGGTCAGTATCCCCTTCAGGTAAATGGTTATCGAGACTTGAGTGAGTGCTTGGAAGGAGCCATGGTGGAGGGAGAGATGCAGGAGGCAACCACATCTCAGTCGGGCAAGTACAGGCAGGAG CGCTGGTTTACAAAACTGCCCCCTGTGCTGACCTTCGAGCTCTCCCGATTCGAGTTCAATCAGTCGCTGGGACACACCGAGAAGATTCACACCAAGCTAGAATTTCCCCAGACCATTTACATGGACAG GTACCTCCACTGCAGTAAAGAGCTTATtcagaagaagagagaagaggttAAGAGATTGAGTGAGAAACTGGTGATTCTGCAGCAGAAACTGGAGAG GTACCTGAAGTACGGCTCCGGCCCAGCCCGCTTCCCGCTGCCCGACATGCTCCAGTATGTGTTGGAATTCGTTGCCACAAAGCCAGCTGTggctcttcctcctgctcaggACTCCCAGACAACACCCCTGCAGTCCCAAACCGAGCCTTGTGTTTCGGACACGCTTTCACAACCAAACAG CACACTGGAAAGGAGGGATAGTCCGACAGAAGGTGGAGCTTCCTCTTCACCTCAGCAAGACTCGAGTGCTCCGCTCCAGCCTTCTGGTGCAGCCCCAGCAATGTCTGAGCATCCAGCTCCTCATGTGGTTTCCGAGGAGGAGCTGAATCTGGTTCGGACCTGTCTGGAGCGATGGAGAAATGAGATCGAGCAAGACATGGAAG ATCTGAAGAGATCTATTGCCAGAATCAACCTGTCCATTGAGCAAATATACTGTGACCCTCTCCTCCAGCAG GTTCCCTATCGCTTGCATGCAGTCCTGGTACACGAAGGGCAAGCGAACGCTGGTCACTACTGGGCCTTCATCTATGACCAGCCTCGGAAAAGCTGGCTCAAATACAACGACATCTCCGTGACAGAATCCTCGTGGGAAGAAGTGGAGAGAGATTCATTTGGGGGCTTGAGGAATGCCAGTGCCTACTGCCTGGTGTACATCAGTGACAAGGTGTCCGGCTCTGTGGCAG ATgcccccgaggctggacagttTCAGAAGGAAGTTGAAGACTTGCCCCTGGACCTGAGGCACTTCATCGAGGAGGACAACTGGCGGTTCGAGCAGGAGGCCAAGGAGTGGGAGGAGGAGCAGTGCTGCAAGATTCCCCAGAGGGAGCCTTCGCCCACTTCTGACTCGCAGGACTTCTCCTCTGAATCAGGCCGAG ATCAGCCCTCGGGCTGCGCGCGCTCCCTGTCCTCCGAGCACGCCCGCATCGCGCAGGAGCAGACGGCCAAGGCCATCGCCAACAGCGCAGACACCTACGACAGGAGCGGCGCCGAGGCAGCGCTCTGCAAG CCCAAGGAGGTAGAGCCAGTGAAGGCCCAGGCGGGAGAAACAGCCCCTACGGGTCAGGCAGAACAACCCCAGGACGCTAACGAAGCAGAGCCTGCTGCCCACAGTAGCTCACAGGTCTCTGAGGTGGAAATCCCCAGTGTGGGGAAGATTCCCGTTAGATCCGATGCAGATGGATATAATGAGGAG GCCTCCCCACTGTCTCCAGTTACAGCTTCGTGCCTGTCTCAAAGACATTGA
- the USP28 gene encoding ubiquitin carboxyl-terminal hydrolase 28 isoform X11, which translates to MTAELQAPGGGGADCQMLLDQLREITGIQDSSFLHAALKAANGDLMEAVTFLTEENAQEPAQDVAAAEPSAWEGSAVGKQLPQNVTTALTSNNKDDLHAIDTYTRLESPKPQAAERDAPERPQEAHSAESKSGSKRKRCEVWGENPKHSDWRRVGDWPVGVKNLGNTCWFSAVIQSLFQLSEFRRLVLGYNPPELELQSHHTRAEKRNIAFVLELQCLFALMLGTRRKFVDPSVALELLRDAFRSTEEQQQDVSEFTHKLLDWVEDAFQLTVNAKSPEDKSENPMVQLFYGTFLTEGVHEGNTFSKIETFGQYPLQVNGYRDLSECLEGAMVEGEMQEATTSQSGKYRQERWFTKLPPVLTFELSRFEFNQSLGHTEKIHTKLEFPQTIYMDRYLHCSKELIQKKREEVKRLSEKLVILQQKLERYLKYGSGPARFPLPDMLQYVLEFVATKPAVALPPAQDSQTTPLQSQTEPCVSDTLSQPNSTLERRDSPTEGGASSSPQQDSSAPLQPSGAAPAMSEHPAPHVVSEEELNLVRTCLERWRNEIEQDMEDLKRSIARINLSIEQIYCDPLLQQVPYRLHAVLVHEGQANAGHYWAFIYDQPRKSWLKYNDISVTESSWEEVERDSFGGLRNASAYCLVYISDKVSGSVADAPEAGQFQKEVEDLPLDLRHFIEEDNWRFEQEAKEWEEEQCCKIPQREPSPTSDSQDFSSESGRDQPSGCARSLSSEHARIAQEQTAKAIANSADTYDRSGAEAALCKAFHEEYSRLYLLSKETPTPQNDARLQHVLIYFLQNNAPQQVVERTLLEQFADKNLSYDERSINIMKVARAKLREIGPDDVNMEEYKRWHEDYSLFRKVSIYLLTGLELYQNKKYQESLTYLVYAYQSNTKLLQKGTKRGVSESLITLYRRNCLLKLNEVAASMFISCEEARVAEGISILNELIIPCMHLMNNFEISREDMDAIEVMRNHWCSYLGREDMDAKLQMRLGEVLPRLLDCPSEVVVLKEPPKIRPNSPYDLCSRFAAVMESIHGASTVAVK; encoded by the exons ATGACGGCCGAGCTGCAGgccccgggcggcggcggcgcg GACTGCCAGATGCTTTTAGACCAGCTGAGAGAGATCACAGGAATTCAAGACTCCTCTTTCCTTCATGCTGCTCTAAAG GCTGCTAATGGAGACCTGATGGAAGCAGTCACCTTCCTGACAGAGGAGAATGCCCAGGAGCCAGCTCAGgatgtggctgctgcagagccatcTGCTTGGGAAGGGAGCGCAGTGGGCAAGCAGCTCCCACAGA ATGTTACTACTGCACTTACCTCAAACAACAAAGACGACCTCCATGCGATCGACACATACACACGACTGGAATCACCAAAACCTCAGGCTGCAGAGAGGGATGCTCCGGAGAG GCCACAGGAAGCACATTCTGCTGAAAGCAAAAGCGGCTCCAAAAGGAAACGCTGTGAAGTCTGGGGAGAGAACCCCAAGCACAGTGACTGGAGGAGAGTGGGCGACTGGCCTGTTGGGGTGAAAAACCTTGGAAACACGTGCTGGTTTAGTGCTGTCATACAG TCTCTGTTTCAGCTGTCAGAATTCCGGAGGCTGGTCCTTGGGTACAACCCCCCAGAGCTCGAGCTTCAAAGCCATCACACTCGCGCT gaaaaaagaaacattgcaTTCGTGCTAGAACTTCAGTGTCTTTTTGCCCTAATGCTGGGGACCCGGCGCAAGTTTGTAGACCCTTCTGTAGCACTGGAACTCTTGAGGGATGCGTTCAGATCCACTGAGGAACAGCAG CAAGATGTGAGTGAATTTACGCACAAGCTACTGGACTGGGTGGAGGACGCGTTCCAGCTCACTGTGAATGCCAA gAGCCCTGAGGACAAGTCTGAAAACCCAATGGTACAGCTTTTCTACGGGACTTTCCTGACTGAGGGGGTCCATGAGG GCAATACTTTCTCCAAGATTGAAACCTTTGGTCAGTATCCCCTTCAGGTAAATGGTTATCGAGACTTGAGTGAGTGCTTGGAAGGAGCCATGGTGGAGGGAGAGATGCAGGAGGCAACCACATCTCAGTCGGGCAAGTACAGGCAGGAG CGCTGGTTTACAAAACTGCCCCCTGTGCTGACCTTCGAGCTCTCCCGATTCGAGTTCAATCAGTCGCTGGGACACACCGAGAAGATTCACACCAAGCTAGAATTTCCCCAGACCATTTACATGGACAG GTACCTCCACTGCAGTAAAGAGCTTATtcagaagaagagagaagaggttAAGAGATTGAGTGAGAAACTGGTGATTCTGCAGCAGAAACTGGAGAG GTACCTGAAGTACGGCTCCGGCCCAGCCCGCTTCCCGCTGCCCGACATGCTCCAGTATGTGTTGGAATTCGTTGCCACAAAGCCAGCTGTggctcttcctcctgctcaggACTCCCAGACAACACCCCTGCAGTCCCAAACCGAGCCTTGTGTTTCGGACACGCTTTCACAACCAAACAG CACACTGGAAAGGAGGGATAGTCCGACAGAAGGTGGAGCTTCCTCTTCACCTCAGCAAGACTCGAGTGCTCCGCTCCAGCCTTCTGGTGCAGCCCCAGCAATGTCTGAGCATCCAGCTCCTCATGTGGTTTCCGAGGAGGAGCTGAATCTGGTTCGGACCTGTCTGGAGCGATGGAGAAATGAGATCGAGCAAGACATGGAAG ATCTGAAGAGATCTATTGCCAGAATCAACCTGTCCATTGAGCAAATATACTGTGACCCTCTCCTCCAGCAG GTTCCCTATCGCTTGCATGCAGTCCTGGTACACGAAGGGCAAGCGAACGCTGGTCACTACTGGGCCTTCATCTATGACCAGCCTCGGAAAAGCTGGCTCAAATACAACGACATCTCCGTGACAGAATCCTCGTGGGAAGAAGTGGAGAGAGATTCATTTGGGGGCTTGAGGAATGCCAGTGCCTACTGCCTGGTGTACATCAGTGACAAGGTGTCCGGCTCTGTGGCAG ATgcccccgaggctggacagttTCAGAAGGAAGTTGAAGACTTGCCCCTGGACCTGAGGCACTTCATCGAGGAGGACAACTGGCGGTTCGAGCAGGAGGCCAAGGAGTGGGAGGAGGAGCAGTGCTGCAAGATTCCCCAGAGGGAGCCTTCGCCCACTTCTGACTCGCAGGACTTCTCCTCTGAATCAGGCCGAG ATCAGCCCTCGGGCTGCGCGCGCTCCCTGTCCTCCGAGCACGCCCGCATCGCGCAGGAGCAGACGGCCAAGGCCATCGCCAACAGCGCAGACACCTACGACAGGAGCGGCGCCGAGGCAGCGCTCTGCAAG GCGTTCCACGAGGAGTATTCCCGACTCTACTTGCTTTCCAAGGAGACCCCGACCCCTCAGAACGATGCCCGGTTGCAGCACGTGCTCATTTACTTCCTGCAAAACAACGCTCCGCAGCAGGTCGTGGAACGGACCCTCCTGGAGCAGTTCGCAGACAAAAACCTCAGCTACGATGAAAG GTCCATTAACATCATGAAGGTAGCGCGAGCAAAGCTGAGAGAAATCGGTCCTGACGATGTCAATATGGAGGAGTACAAG AGATGGCACGAAGACTACAGCCTCTTCCGCAAGGTGTCCATTTACCTGCTGACAGGGCTGGAGCTCTACCAGAACAAGAA GTACCAGGAGTCACTCACCTACCTGGTGTACGCCTACCAGAGCAACAccaagctgctgcagaagggcaCCAAGAGAGGAGTGAGCGAATCCCTGATTACCTTGTACAGAAGGAACTGTCTCCTG AAGCTGAATGAAGTGGCAGCATCTATGTTCATAAGCTGTGAAGAAGCTCGTGTGGCAGAGGGCATTAGCATCCTGAACGAGCTGATCATCCCCTGCATGCACCTCATGAACAACTTTGAGATCTCCAGGGAGGACATGGATGCCATCGAGGTCATGAGAAACCACTGGTGCTCCTATTTGGGTCGCGAAGACATGGACG CAAAGCTGCAGATGAGGCTGGGTGAGGTCCTGCCCCGGCTCCTCGACTGCCCCAGCGAGGTCGTCGTCCTGAAGGAGCCGCCGAAGATCCGGCCCAACTCCCCCTACGACCTCTGCAGCCGCTTCGCAGCCGTCATGGAGTCCATCCATGGCGCCTCGACCGTCGCTGTGAAGTAG
- the USP28 gene encoding ubiquitin carboxyl-terminal hydrolase 28 isoform X4 yields the protein MTAELQAPGGGGADCQMLLDQLREITGIQDSSFLHAALKAANGDLMEAVTFLTEENAQEPAQDVAAAEPSAWEGSAVGKQLPQNVTTALTSNNKDDLHAIDTYTRLESPKPQAAERDAPERPQEAHSAESKSGSKRKRCEVWGENPKHSDWRRVGDWPVGVKNLGNTCWFSAVIQSLFQLSEFRRLVLGYNPPELELQSHHTRAEKRNIAFVLELQCLFALMLGTRRKFVDPSVALELLRDAFRSTEEQQQDVSEFTHKLLDWVEDAFQLTVNAKSPEDKSENPMVQLFYGTFLTEGVHEGNTFSKIETFGQYPLQVNGYRDLSECLEGAMVEGEMQEATTSQSGKYRQERWFTKLPPVLTFELSRFEFNQSLGHTEKIHTKLEFPQTIYMDRYLHCSKELIQKKREEVKRLSEKLVILQQKLERYLKYGSGPARFPLPDMLQYVLEFVATKPAVALPPAQDSQTTPLQSQTEPCVSDTLSQPNSTLERRDSPTEGGASSSPQQDSSAPLQPSGAAPAMSEHPAPHVVSEEELNLVRTCLERWRNEIEQDMEDLKRSIARINLSIEQIYCDPLLQQVPYRLHAVLVHEGQANAGHYWAFIYDQPRKSWLKYNDISVTESSWEEVERDSFGGLRNASAYCLVYISDKVSGSVADAPEAGQFQKEVEDLPLDLRHFIEEDNWRFEQEAKEWEEEQCCKIPQREPSPTSDSQDFSSESGRDQPSGCARSLSSEHARIAQEQTAKAIANSADTYDRSGAEAALCKPKEVEPVKAQAGETAPTGQAEQPQDANEAEPAAHSSSQVSEVEIPSVGKIPVRSDADGYNEEVMLSPAMQGVILAIAKARQTFDRDGSEAGLVKAFHEEYSRLYLLSKETPTPQNDARLQHVLIYFLQNNAPQQVVERTLLEQFADKNLSYDERSINIMKVARAKLREIGPDDVNMEEYKRWHEDYSLFRKVSIYLLTGLELYQNKKYQESLTYLVYAYQSNTKLLQKGTKRGVSESLITLYRRNCLLKLNEVAASMFISCEEARVAEGISILNELIIPCMHLMNNFEISREDMDAIEVMRNHWCSYLGREDMDAKLQMRLGEVLPRLLDCPSEVVVLKEPPKIRPNSPYDLCSRFAAVMESIHGASTVAVK from the exons ATGACGGCCGAGCTGCAGgccccgggcggcggcggcgcg GACTGCCAGATGCTTTTAGACCAGCTGAGAGAGATCACAGGAATTCAAGACTCCTCTTTCCTTCATGCTGCTCTAAAG GCTGCTAATGGAGACCTGATGGAAGCAGTCACCTTCCTGACAGAGGAGAATGCCCAGGAGCCAGCTCAGgatgtggctgctgcagagccatcTGCTTGGGAAGGGAGCGCAGTGGGCAAGCAGCTCCCACAGA ATGTTACTACTGCACTTACCTCAAACAACAAAGACGACCTCCATGCGATCGACACATACACACGACTGGAATCACCAAAACCTCAGGCTGCAGAGAGGGATGCTCCGGAGAG GCCACAGGAAGCACATTCTGCTGAAAGCAAAAGCGGCTCCAAAAGGAAACGCTGTGAAGTCTGGGGAGAGAACCCCAAGCACAGTGACTGGAGGAGAGTGGGCGACTGGCCTGTTGGGGTGAAAAACCTTGGAAACACGTGCTGGTTTAGTGCTGTCATACAG TCTCTGTTTCAGCTGTCAGAATTCCGGAGGCTGGTCCTTGGGTACAACCCCCCAGAGCTCGAGCTTCAAAGCCATCACACTCGCGCT gaaaaaagaaacattgcaTTCGTGCTAGAACTTCAGTGTCTTTTTGCCCTAATGCTGGGGACCCGGCGCAAGTTTGTAGACCCTTCTGTAGCACTGGAACTCTTGAGGGATGCGTTCAGATCCACTGAGGAACAGCAG CAAGATGTGAGTGAATTTACGCACAAGCTACTGGACTGGGTGGAGGACGCGTTCCAGCTCACTGTGAATGCCAA gAGCCCTGAGGACAAGTCTGAAAACCCAATGGTACAGCTTTTCTACGGGACTTTCCTGACTGAGGGGGTCCATGAGG GCAATACTTTCTCCAAGATTGAAACCTTTGGTCAGTATCCCCTTCAGGTAAATGGTTATCGAGACTTGAGTGAGTGCTTGGAAGGAGCCATGGTGGAGGGAGAGATGCAGGAGGCAACCACATCTCAGTCGGGCAAGTACAGGCAGGAG CGCTGGTTTACAAAACTGCCCCCTGTGCTGACCTTCGAGCTCTCCCGATTCGAGTTCAATCAGTCGCTGGGACACACCGAGAAGATTCACACCAAGCTAGAATTTCCCCAGACCATTTACATGGACAG GTACCTCCACTGCAGTAAAGAGCTTATtcagaagaagagagaagaggttAAGAGATTGAGTGAGAAACTGGTGATTCTGCAGCAGAAACTGGAGAG GTACCTGAAGTACGGCTCCGGCCCAGCCCGCTTCCCGCTGCCCGACATGCTCCAGTATGTGTTGGAATTCGTTGCCACAAAGCCAGCTGTggctcttcctcctgctcaggACTCCCAGACAACACCCCTGCAGTCCCAAACCGAGCCTTGTGTTTCGGACACGCTTTCACAACCAAACAG CACACTGGAAAGGAGGGATAGTCCGACAGAAGGTGGAGCTTCCTCTTCACCTCAGCAAGACTCGAGTGCTCCGCTCCAGCCTTCTGGTGCAGCCCCAGCAATGTCTGAGCATCCAGCTCCTCATGTGGTTTCCGAGGAGGAGCTGAATCTGGTTCGGACCTGTCTGGAGCGATGGAGAAATGAGATCGAGCAAGACATGGAAG ATCTGAAGAGATCTATTGCCAGAATCAACCTGTCCATTGAGCAAATATACTGTGACCCTCTCCTCCAGCAG GTTCCCTATCGCTTGCATGCAGTCCTGGTACACGAAGGGCAAGCGAACGCTGGTCACTACTGGGCCTTCATCTATGACCAGCCTCGGAAAAGCTGGCTCAAATACAACGACATCTCCGTGACAGAATCCTCGTGGGAAGAAGTGGAGAGAGATTCATTTGGGGGCTTGAGGAATGCCAGTGCCTACTGCCTGGTGTACATCAGTGACAAGGTGTCCGGCTCTGTGGCAG ATgcccccgaggctggacagttTCAGAAGGAAGTTGAAGACTTGCCCCTGGACCTGAGGCACTTCATCGAGGAGGACAACTGGCGGTTCGAGCAGGAGGCCAAGGAGTGGGAGGAGGAGCAGTGCTGCAAGATTCCCCAGAGGGAGCCTTCGCCCACTTCTGACTCGCAGGACTTCTCCTCTGAATCAGGCCGAG ATCAGCCCTCGGGCTGCGCGCGCTCCCTGTCCTCCGAGCACGCCCGCATCGCGCAGGAGCAGACGGCCAAGGCCATCGCCAACAGCGCAGACACCTACGACAGGAGCGGCGCCGAGGCAGCGCTCTGCAAG CCCAAGGAGGTAGAGCCAGTGAAGGCCCAGGCGGGAGAAACAGCCCCTACGGGTCAGGCAGAACAACCCCAGGACGCTAACGAAGCAGAGCCTGCTGCCCACAGTAGCTCACAGGTCTCTGAGGTGGAAATCCCCAGTGTGGGGAAGATTCCCGTTAGATCCGATGCAGATGGATATAATGAGGAG GTGATGCTGAGTCCAGCCATGCAAGGTGTCATCCTGGCTATTGCAAAAGCCCGCCAGACCTTTGATCGGGATGGGTCTGAAGCAGGGCTTGTTAAG GCGTTCCACGAGGAGTATTCCCGACTCTACTTGCTTTCCAAGGAGACCCCGACCCCTCAGAACGATGCCCGGTTGCAGCACGTGCTCATTTACTTCCTGCAAAACAACGCTCCGCAGCAGGTCGTGGAACGGACCCTCCTGGAGCAGTTCGCAGACAAAAACCTCAGCTACGATGAAAG GTCCATTAACATCATGAAGGTAGCGCGAGCAAAGCTGAGAGAAATCGGTCCTGACGATGTCAATATGGAGGAGTACAAG AGATGGCACGAAGACTACAGCCTCTTCCGCAAGGTGTCCATTTACCTGCTGACAGGGCTGGAGCTCTACCAGAACAAGAA GTACCAGGAGTCACTCACCTACCTGGTGTACGCCTACCAGAGCAACAccaagctgctgcagaagggcaCCAAGAGAGGAGTGAGCGAATCCCTGATTACCTTGTACAGAAGGAACTGTCTCCTG AAGCTGAATGAAGTGGCAGCATCTATGTTCATAAGCTGTGAAGAAGCTCGTGTGGCAGAGGGCATTAGCATCCTGAACGAGCTGATCATCCCCTGCATGCACCTCATGAACAACTTTGAGATCTCCAGGGAGGACATGGATGCCATCGAGGTCATGAGAAACCACTGGTGCTCCTATTTGGGTCGCGAAGACATGGACG CAAAGCTGCAGATGAGGCTGGGTGAGGTCCTGCCCCGGCTCCTCGACTGCCCCAGCGAGGTCGTCGTCCTGAAGGAGCCGCCGAAGATCCGGCCCAACTCCCCCTACGACCTCTGCAGCCGCTTCGCAGCCGTCATGGAGTCCATCCATGGCGCCTCGACCGTCGCTGTGAAGTAG